AATCCTGGTTTTACCTAGGACTTACGCATTGACAAAACACACAAAATATGGGCTGCAAAAAACCGGAGATTTCGTAGGGGTTTAGCAATGCTAAACCCCGAAAACGCGGGTCTGTTTACCATCAAAGTAATAATTAATCAAAGCCTGAAACAACGTATTTTGGTAAAAGCATACCATGCCAAATTTGTACAGTGCGTAAGTCCTATTACCGTATTATTACTGGTAAAACATGCCATTCGCGACTCAGTACTTGGCAAGGGGTGGGATTCTTGGTTGATTGGAAGTCGGCGGGAAACTCCACCCACAAGGAGGGGACAGCGCCCAAATCCACCCTAAACTCATAATCAATGCTTTGATGCACTCAGCCAAAGTGATCGCCATCCGTCTGAAGTGCTAGACTGGGATTGAACGACTCCTTAGTAACACCTAATAAGGGGAAGGGATGGCGCTGACTGACTCTGGCTGGCAATCCATTCTTTTGAGTATTCAGGGGACGCTGGTACGCTGAATAGGGTAACACTCGGAAAATGCCAGTGTGAGGTAATTGTAGGAACTTGGCGTAAATTTGGGATTTGTGGGAGTCGATATCGTAGGCAAAGCGGTCAAGTATCGCTGCATTTTCCCTCGGATCTGTAAATTGGGTGTTAGGTCCCAATCCCAGGTTTGCTGTGGTCAAGAGTTTCTTGACTGTAGTCAGATCCGAAAAATATGTATCTGATGTTAAAAAGGCAGATCTGATAGGTAGATCAAAAATCTAAAATAGATATTAAATTGAAGAGAAAACAACGACCATCGACAAGGTTAGTTCATTTTACTTTCTGTAAAGCGTCGCCGGGTTGTTACCAGTGCTGAAATACGATTACATGTCAGTTTCCCAGGATCAGCCGCTCTATTCTGAGGCTCCACTCCAGCTGTTGTTATTTGTCGATGGACGCCCCAAGTCCCGACAACAAGTGCAGCGAATCCGCGCTTACTTAAAAGAACTACAGGCTGGGTATAATTTTGAACTACAAATGATTGATGTTGGGCAACAACCCTATTTGGCGGAACACTTTAAATTAGTAGCGACGCCAGCGTTAATTAAGATTCACCCAGAACCCAGACAAGTTATAGCTGGGAGTAATATCATCGCTCAATTGAAGAACTGGTGGCCTCGTTGGCAAGCTGCTATAGATGCTTATGTCAAAATCCAAGAAGAGATCCAAGAACGTATGGAAGACAATGGTCGGGTGACATCAGCCAAATCTACCATCAGTTCAGTTGCTGTTTCGTCCGAACTCATCCGACTCTCAGACGAAATTTTTCGTTTGAAACAGGAAAAAGAGAAACTCCAGGAGCAGGTACAATTTAAAGACCGGGTAATTTCGATCCTGGCACATGACCTGCGTAACCCCCTAACAGCAGTGGCCATTGCTATAGAAACTCTCCAATCTAACTACAATATAGAAACAGGAGAATTCCAGCGTCTCAAACCAGCAATGACGTCCCACTTATTAAAACAAGCCCGCAGTCAAACAAAGATTATTGACCGAATGATTGCAGATCTTTTACAGGTAGGTCGAGGTAATGATACGGAACTTCCAATTATACCACAAAAAATAGAAATAGGTAAACTTTGTTTAGATGTACTGGAAGAATTGCGCGATCGCTACATCGCCAAGTCTCAACAGTTAGAAACAGATATACCTCAAGATTTACCATACGTGTATGCCGATCCAGAACGTATACGCCAAGTGCTAGTAAATATATTGGACAATGCGATAAAATATACACCAGAAGGGGGTAAGATTAGCATTGCTGGACTGCACCGTACTACCCAAAAAGTTCAGTTTAGTATTGGTGACACCGGTCCTGGTATTCCCTACGAAAATCGCGATCGCATCTTTGAAAATCACTTCCGCTTAGAACGGGATGAAGGAACAGATGGTTATGGTATTGGACTTTGTTTATGCCAAAAGATTATTCGGGCACACTACGGTCAAATTTGGGTAGACTCTGTACCCAATGCCGGTGCTTGGTTCCACTTCACTTTGCCAGTATATCCTTCATAGTCAGTTGTTAAGTAGGTCGCTATTGAGGTGTACGGGCTTTGGTCGTCATTGGTCATTGGTAAGGATTGGGGGCATATTTACGTTTCGTAATATAGTTTGGGTTATTGCCACCGACTTACTTAGTTGTCATTAGTAAATCAAGAACTCAGCACTCACTTAAGGATAATGCGATCGCGTCCGTCAGCTTTTGCTTGGTAAAGTGCTTTATCAGCCGCCACAATCAAGTCTGAGGGTGAGGATTCCCAAGTGGGAATGATAGTCGCCACCCCCATACTCAAGGTGACATACTGGCTAACTGCAGATCCGTGATGCACAATTTGTAAATCTCTGACTCCAGCTTGCATTCCTTTAGCAACGTGAACCGCACCAGCAGCATGGGTGTTGGGCATAATTACCGCAAATTCTTCGCCGCCATAACGTGCCACTAAATCCTGAGTTTTCTGTGCGTTCTGGTTTAACACACCACCTACCTGTTGTAAACAAACATCTCCTGCAGGATGGCCATATTTATCGTTGTAGAATTTAAAAAAGTCGATATCACACAACATTAGAGACAAAGGCAATTCCTCCTGTGCTAAATTAATCCACTGAGTATTGAGATAATCGTCAAAACGGCGGCGATTAGCCAACCCAGTTAAACCATCCACGTTGGCCAGATGCTGCAAAGCCTGGTTTGCCGCCTCTAACTGCTTATAAACTTGTGCTTGTTGCAACAGTCGTCGTAATCTCTGACGCAAAACTGCCCAGTGAATTGGCTTGGTGACGTAATCCGTCGCACCTGCCTCAAAAGCACGATCTACCGAGGCTTCATCATCCAAACTGGTAATCATTAATATAGGAGTCCGCTTCCATAGCTTTGAGATCACATTATTACCTAGAGCGGATTCAATATCAAAGGTTGCGAGTGCTGAAATTAAATTATTCCTAGCAATCTGGAGCAAGTGCTTACAGCAGGTGAAGCCATCCATGACGGGCATGACCGCATCTAGCAAAACTATATCCGGTTTGATAGTCTCGTAAGCATCTAAACACTGCTTACCATCATTGACCTCGACCACGCGATAGCCTTCTTGTTCCATAGCTTCACGCAACAGCACTCGGATGGTCTTGTCATCATCAGCTACCAGAATTATTGGGGGTTGCTTGGAAATAGAAAATGTGCTTATGGCTGACATGAGTTGCGTTCCACAGAAAATGAGAGTATCGTTAGGGGCTAACCTGAGAAAACCGTGCCCCCGTAACTAAATCACCTGTGAGCAATAGTTGTTTTGCACCAGTCACTCAATTTGGGATTTTGGATTTATGTAGAAACCAGGAATCAAAAAACTGTGGTTTCAACGATGAGTCTCTGGAAAGAAACTCGGTTTTTTTCTTGTGTGAGGGTAAATTCTGCCATACTGATAACTAGGGGTTTACACTAAAAAAATCTCAAATTGACAAACTTAGCTTGGCGCAGTGAGAATCCTAATTGACCTGCTATTTACCTTCTTGTCCGGCTAGGGACACAGTAGTAGCTGTTATTTTTATATTTCCCCAGTGTTAAGGTAGAATTGCCATTTTGTGTAAAATTTCAAATTCACACCGATTTAAGCAATACGGTTTGCGAATAATCACCAATGCCCAATACCTGTCACCAAATCGGCGGGTGGTAACAGAGCGGCTCGAGTGAGCCTCGCCGAACTCTTGTAGTAGTCTGTCAATTTTGTTTTGAGGGATTTTTGGTAGTGTGAGCGTCTCGCTCACGCGGGCAAGATGCCCGCACTACAGTCCATCATTTTTATCTTGACAGAGTAGTAGTTCCACTACGTGGAAGCAAGCTACGCGTAGCGTCCGCAAAGAAGTGCGGCTGTTCCTTTAGACCTCACCTAGACAAGCTCAATGGACACAAGGGGATGGAGTTTCCTGCCCATAGAGTTATAATGGGACTGAAATAGTAATTATCAATAGAACAGAAGATAGTAGCTTTGAGGAAGACTTAGCCCAAGATGTTTTAGCGATAATCACACTATTTTCCGCAAGACTTTACGGCTGTAGAAATAACAATAACAAAAAGATTGTTGAGGAGTTCAAAGAAGTTGCTAATAGGATTTAAAGCTGAACTTAAGCTTAATACCTGATTTCTATATAATTTACAGTTAATCAATTTACCGAAAATCTTAAATGCCAGATTCATTAATGTATCAAGAGAATGTTTTTGTTCTTCTAGAAACAAACGAGCCAGAACAATTTATCACTGCTTCAGAGTTACTAGAAAAGCTCAAAATGGTTCTGCAAACACTCAATTTTCAAGATTTGCCACCCGATGTACAAAAATTTGCAGCAGTAGAAACCCAAGCTAAATATTTAATAGATACAAGTTGCGAATTAGATATTGGCGCAGGACAATATTTACAATGGTACGCAGTGCGGTTAGAAAAGTAATTTTTTAGCCAAGAGGCAAGAGTCAACCGTCAACAGTTAACAGTCAACCGTCAACAGTCAACCTTTGATTATTGTGGAATAGTCATCAGCGTCAGATCAATTTTATTTTCACCTGTCTGTGTAATTTGAACCTCGACTCCTGGACCAAAATATTTAGTCATTTTTTCCTGCTTTTTTTCCCAAGTATTAATTGGTATCAATGGCGAATCAAATTCTACAATTAAAGCATAAGCTCCATTGATTTCGGTTTCTCGTAATCCTGTGACTATTGGTCGTTCTGCGTCTGTGGGACTCAAACCTAAATAAGAAAGTGCTGTATCGAGATGGGCGTCTTGACCATAGCAATATCGGGTGATGTCTTTGCGAATTTTATTTTGAGTTACAGTTGCTTGTTCCTTCCGCAGGATCAACAGTGGCGGCGTTGTGGTTTGGCTAAAGGGTATGGGCTTGATCTCATTGGCTTTGAGGGCTAACCCTCCGAGTAAAACAGGAAATCCGTAAAAAAATCCCACAAGGTTGAGTGTGGCATTGTCAAGGGCGTAAGCCACAAAGCCGATGATGGTTAATATGCTACCGATGGTTAAACCGAGTGTTCCCAGGGAAATTTGGCGTAACATGATGTGAGGTTAGTATAATTTCTTAACACTTTTCTTATCATCGGCTATAAGTTACAACTTAGCTGAAACAAAAATTCATCCCACATCCGACCCATTCGCGGAGCGTTCCCGTTCGCGTAGCGTCTCCGAAGGAGAAGGGTAGGGCGGTGTGGGATGAATTTTTGGGCGATGACGAATTGACCAACAACCAATTCAATCCGCAGGATTGACAGGGTACAGGGTCGATTCGCTATTTCTAACTTTGAGGGAATCTATGAAATCTTCAATTACATGAGTCATGGTTTTATCATTTTGACTTGCATATAACCGCAGCTTATTTAATCTACGCTCTGATATTCTCAAGTTTAATGCTTTGTTTTTCATCAGTGCCTACACTTTGCCTTTACGTTTATGTTATCCTATTTGCAGGTCGAAAAACAAAGGATAAAAATGAAGACATCATACCAGTACAAAATCAAGCCAACTAAACAGCAAGCTCATAAGATAGATAAAACTCTGGAAATGCTGCGTTATCAATACAATTATCTGCTTGCTCAAAGGTTCGATTGGTATGAGCAAAATCGTTGTCTTATTGACAGATGTCCATTAATTTGTCATTTACCAGAGTTAAAAGAACAACCTAACTACTACAATCAAAAAGCATCCTTGGTTCAACTCAAAGTAGATAGACCCTGGTACAAAGAAATTCACTCTCAAGTATTACAGGAAGTTCCCAAAAAAGTTGAATTGGCTTTTGACAGATGGTTGAGCGGTGATGTTACAGCACTTTCCAGCAATGTGAAGTACAATATGTAAGATAGATAAATTATTATTATGAAACCATATTCCGTCGATCTGAGAGAAAAAATAGTCAATGCTTATCAGTTAGGAAATATTTCAGTTAGAAAGTTAGCTGTAAACTTTGGTGTTGGTAAAGCTTTTGTACAAAAAATGTTGAGACAGTATAAAGAGAAAGGACATGTTAATCCTGGTAAGCAAGGGACAAGAAAAAAAGCGGTATTAGCAGATTCTGCGGCTCAACTTGTTGCATTGGTAAAAAAGTATCCAGATGCAACTCTCTCTGAATATTGTGAATATTGGCTCTTAACTGAGGGGCAACTAGTGAGTTCCAGCATGATGTGTAGAGAATTGCAAAAATTAAATCTAACTCGTAAAAAAAAACGGTTCGCAGCAGTCAGGCAGCTACCGATAGAGTTCAATTGCTCAGGTGTGAATACAGAGAGAAAGTCAGAGATATAGAGCCGAAAAATCTGGTTTTTTTGGATGAAGCAGGCTTACTGCTTGGGTTAATGCGTCCAAAAGCTCGTAGTGAAAAAGGAAGTAGAGTATATGATGTAAAACCATTTTATCGAGGTAAAAAAGTCACTATTATCGGCGCAATCAGTATGGATAAAGTATTGGCTGTGATGACACTAGATGGTTCAATGGATAGTAATGCTTTTCGCGTGTTTATAGAAAAGTTGTTAGTGCCTCAATTATGGAAAGGTGCAGTTGTCATAATGGATAACCTATTTGCCCATAAGATCGATGAAATTACGCCCATAATTGAATCTGTTGGTGCCAGTGTCATCAATCTATCTTCTTATTCACCAGATTTTAATCCCATTGAACATTGGTGGTCACAGCTTAAAGCTTTTATCAAAACATTTTCTCCAAAAACTACTCAAATGGTAGATGTATTGATTGCAATTGCTTTAAATCTAATCAATCCTATGCATCTGCGAAATTGGTTTGCTAACTGCTGCTACTGTACTTCATGATTCAGGAAAGTGCTGTAATGGCAAAAAATCTGGTAGACCTAGATTCAAGAGTAAAGCGCAATATAAAACTTTCACTTATACCCAATTTAAGAGCCATCATTTTGTTGATAACAAAATTACCCTATCAAAAATTGGTGATATCAAAGTAATTGTTCATCGCCCAATACCCGATGGATTTGATATGAAAACTGTATCTGTAACTAAGAAGGCTGACGGGTATTATGTAACTCTAAGTCTTGATGATAAAACAGTCCCCACGATTAAACCTGATTTCAATCCTGACAATATTGTAGGTATTGATGTTGGCTTAATTGATTTTTATGTAGCGTCTGATGGTTTGAGAATTGCCACACCAAAACATTTACGCAAAGCTGAAGGTAGACTAAAATCAGCACAGCGTAAAGTTTCAAGACGTAAAAAAGGTTCTAACCGTCACAAAAAAGCTATTGAGAAACTAGGCAAACAGCACAAAAAAGTTGCCGATACTCGCAGAGATTTTCACTTGAAAACAGCTAAATCACTGCTTGATAAGTATGATGTCGTCGCTGTTGAGAAGTTGAATATAAAAGGACTAGTTAAAACAAGACTGGCTAAAAGTATTAATGACGCTGGATGGGGGCAGTTCATAACCATACTTTCAAACAAAGCCGCAAACGCTGGTTTGAAGGTGATAGCTGTAAATCCAAACGGCACAAGCCAAGAATGTTCTAACTGTGGTCACAAAGTTAAAAAAGCGTTATCCCATTCGCGAAGCGTGTCGTAGACAAGAATACACAACTGTCCTGTTTGTCATACTAGTTTGTGTAGAGATTTGAACGCTGCCATAAACATAAAGGCGCGTGGGACGCACGCCCTCAAAGCTCAATTAATGTTCTCAAAGAGAAGTCATTGAGAAGCCCACACTCACCCGAACGCGAGTGCGTCTGTACGCAGAGAAGGGGAGTGTGTGGAGTACGTCACGGAAGACCCAAAACCCTGGATGTATCGATGAAGCGAGCCAAATTAAGTTGGCAAATTTCCCGCCTCGTCCTTGTTTTGCGTTAATTTTAAATGTGAAGTTAATTTAAGGACTGCAAAAAAATAATGGATTTACAAACTCTAAAAGAAAGAATTGGCGTAGTTGAGGGTAAACGCGAGTACCTACTGAGCTTGTTAGAGCAACCAAACCTGGGAACTTTGAGAATTGACATAAATCAGGCTTTAGAAGAATTAGATGACTTAATTGATGAATTTAGACGTACAGTTGGGGAAACAGAAAATAATTAAGCTAAAATCAGGCATTGGGCATTGGGCATAGCGCATAAGGCATAGCGCATTGGAACGCTTTCCCAATCCCCAATCCCCAATCCCCAATCCCCAATCCCCAATCCCCAATCCCCAATCCTAAAACTCCGTCCACAAGGGGATGGAGTTTTTTATGTTGCACCTGATGTGTCTCCTGCACGTTGTCCTAATTGTCTGACTAAAGCTATGAGTTCGGTCGTAGGGATATCTTTTTTGCAAATATCATCAAAGGTAGGCATTGCCTTTGTCTCCTTTAAATACCCATCTTCCACGGAAGAATAAGCAAGTATCTGAGTTTTAGGGGATATAGCTTTAATATGACTAGAGGCACTCCAACCATCCATGACTGGCATTTGCAAATCTAGCACAATCACATCAGGGTAGCAGCGTTTAACCATATCTATAGCCTCTTGACCATTACTGGCTAAACCTACAACTTGAATATTTTCTTGGCAAGAAAAAGCTAATTGTAGGGTTAAACGAGTCAGTTCGTGATCATCAACCACTAGAACACGTAAGGTAGAAGACTGACAGGACAA
The Gloeotrichia echinulata CP02 DNA segment above includes these coding regions:
- a CDS encoding histidine kinase encodes the protein MLKYDYMSVSQDQPLYSEAPLQLLLFVDGRPKSRQQVQRIRAYLKELQAGYNFELQMIDVGQQPYLAEHFKLVATPALIKIHPEPRQVIAGSNIIAQLKNWWPRWQAAIDAYVKIQEEIQERMEDNGRVTSAKSTISSVAVSSELIRLSDEIFRLKQEKEKLQEQVQFKDRVISILAHDLRNPLTAVAIAIETLQSNYNIETGEFQRLKPAMTSHLLKQARSQTKIIDRMIADLLQVGRGNDTELPIIPQKIEIGKLCLDVLEELRDRYIAKSQQLETDIPQDLPYVYADPERIRQVLVNILDNAIKYTPEGGKISIAGLHRTTQKVQFSIGDTGPGIPYENRDRIFENHFRLERDEGTDGYGIGLCLCQKIIRAHYGQIWVDSVPNAGAWFHFTLPVYPS
- a CDS encoding PleD family two-component system response regulator; amino-acid sequence: MSAISTFSISKQPPIILVADDDKTIRVLLREAMEQEGYRVVEVNDGKQCLDAYETIKPDIVLLDAVMPVMDGFTCCKHLLQIARNNLISALATFDIESALGNNVISKLWKRTPILMITSLDDEASVDRAFEAGATDYVTKPIHWAVLRQRLRRLLQQAQVYKQLEAANQALQHLANVDGLTGLANRRRFDDYLNTQWINLAQEELPLSLMLCDIDFFKFYNDKYGHPAGDVCLQQVGGVLNQNAQKTQDLVARYGGEEFAVIMPNTHAAGAVHVAKGMQAGVRDLQIVHHGSAVSQYVTLSMGVATIIPTWESSPSDLIVAADKALYQAKADGRDRIILK
- a CDS encoding chlororespiratory reduction protein 7 → MPDSLMYQENVFVLLETNEPEQFITASELLEKLKMVLQTLNFQDLPPDVQKFAAVETQAKYLIDTSCELDIGAGQYLQWYAVRLEK
- a CDS encoding DUF2854 domain-containing protein; amino-acid sequence: MLRQISLGTLGLTIGSILTIIGFVAYALDNATLNLVGFFYGFPVLLGGLALKANEIKPIPFSQTTTPPLLILRKEQATVTQNKIRKDITRYCYGQDAHLDTALSYLGLSPTDAERPIVTGLRETEINGAYALIVEFDSPLIPINTWEKKQEKMTKYFGPGVEVQITQTGENKIDLTLMTIPQ
- a CDS encoding transposase, encoding MKPYSVDLREKIVNAYQLGNISVRKLAVNFGVGKAFVQKMLRQYKEKGHVNPGKQGTRKKAVLADSAAQLVALVKKYPDATLSEYCEYWLLTEGQLVSSSMMCRELQKLNLTRKKKRFAAVRQLPIEFNCSGVNTERKSEI
- a CDS encoding IS630 family transposase: MLRCEYREKVRDIEPKNLVFLDEAGLLLGLMRPKARSEKGSRVYDVKPFYRGKKVTIIGAISMDKVLAVMTLDGSMDSNAFRVFIEKLLVPQLWKGAVVIMDNLFAHKIDEITPIIESVGASVINLSSYSPDFNPIEHWWSQLKAFIKTFSPKTTQMVDVLIAIALNLINPMHLRNWFANCCYCTS
- a CDS encoding transposase translates to MLTAATVLHDSGKCCNGKKSGRPRFKSKAQYKTFTYTQFKSHHFVDNKITLSKIGDIKVIVHRPIPDGFDMKTVSVTKKADGYYVTLSLDDKTVPTIKPDFNPDNIVGIDVGLIDFYVASDGLRIATPKHLRKAEGRLKSAQRKVSRRKKGSNRHKKAIEKLGKQHKKVADTRRDFHLKTAKSLLDKYDVVAVEKLNIKGLVKTRLAKSINDAGWGQFITILSNKAANAGLKVIAVNPNGTSQECSNCGHKVKKALSHSRSVS
- a CDS encoding response regulator transcription factor, coding for MLMLSCQSSTLRVLVVDDHELTRLTLQLAFSCQENIQVVGLASNGQEAIDMVKRCYPDVIVLDLQMPVMDGWSASSHIKAISPKTQILAYSSVEDGYLKETKAMPTFDDICKKDIPTTELIALVRQLGQRAGDTSGAT